A window from Gopherus evgoodei ecotype Sinaloan lineage chromosome 24, rGopEvg1_v1.p, whole genome shotgun sequence encodes these proteins:
- the LOC115639444 gene encoding serum amyloid P-component-like, which produces MEKLQFWLLVIAGFSGAVAQTDLHGKVFVFPKVTATAHVILKPRLAKPLWNVSVCLRFGCDLTRAYSLFSYATKAKDNDFLLFKPKPGSLSLYVGGEQVTFKVPEGTGTSTGWVHVCASWESATGIAELWVNGRPLPRKGLKKGYSVGNQGVLVLGQEQDTPGGKFDINQSFVGEITDVYMWDTLLSPDEVSLAMNNGVLPHVILDWRALSYETKDYVVIKPSLLPVY; this is translated from the exons ATGGAGAAGCTGCAGTTTTGGCTCCTCGTCATCGCTGGCTTCTCAGGAGCCGTCGCTCAGACAG ATCTACACGGCAAAGTGTTCGTGTTCCCTAAGGTGACTGCAACTGCCCACGTCATCCTGAAACCGAGGCTGGCCAAGCCGCTGTGGAACGTCAGTGTGTGTCTGAGATTCGGGTGTGACCTGACCCGGGCCTACAGCCTCTTCTCCTACGCCACCAAGGCCAAGGACAATGACTTCCTCCTCTTCAAACCCAAGCCTGGGTCACTCAGTCTGTACGTGGGAGGCGAACAGGTCACCTTCAAAGTCCCAGAAGGAACAGGCACAAGCACTGGGTGGGTGCATGTCTGTGCCAGCTGGGAGTCCGCCACTGGCATAGCCGAGCTCTGGGTGAACGGGAGGCCCTTACCCAGAAAGGGGCTGAAGAAAGGCTACTCTGTCGGCAACcagggtgtgcttgtcctggggcaggagcaggacacCCCGGGGGGTAAATTCGACATAAATCAGTCGTTTGTCGGGGAAATCACAGATGTGTACATGTGGGACACTCTGCTCTCCCCGGATGAAGTTAGCCTTGCCATGAACAATGGGGTCCTGCCTCACGTCATCCTTGACTGGAGAGCCCTGAGCTACGAGACCAAAGATTATGTTGTCATCAAACCCAGCCTGCTCCCGGTGTACTGA